A stretch of the Alnus glutinosa chromosome 6, dhAlnGlut1.1, whole genome shotgun sequence genome encodes the following:
- the LOC133871964 gene encoding L10-interacting MYB domain-containing protein-like gives MDSEASHQPKQERSRTRWTASLDKIFADLVVKQIQLGNRPNNVFDKKTWNLIREEFNKQTDLNFNNNQLRKHLDVLRTRFYNLKSAFDQNNDFALDDSCCIGFDLWEDIGAQPRTEIIKVKDCPIYEQLCEIFTDSVTEGKYAQSSHYEELDRSVGIDTAGLISCHDGGTPRYANASSLRPMQGNMSSAEKVTKNIAERKRKGPSETHSSLGGSRKDQEMYDTMAETMLEMVATLKSRAVAITPSDDKFTITNCIRALDEIQDIDDRLYFAALDLFEDANLREIFISLKGNKIRLTWLQGKCGKPTNS, from the exons ATGGATAGTGAAGCCAGTCATCAACCAAAGCAGGAACGTTCAAGGACAAGGTGGACAGCATCCCTTGATAAAATATTTGCTGATTTGGTTGTTAAGCAGATTCAATTAGGGAACAGACCAAACAATGTGTTTGACAAGAAAACGTGGAATCTCATTCGTGAGGAATTTAATAAGCAAACAGATCTCAACTTCAATAACAATCAATTGAGGAAGCACCTGGATGTTCTGCGAACGCGCTTCTATAATCTGAAGTCAGCTTTTGATCAAAATAACGACTTTGCTTTGGATGATTCTTGCTGCATTGGGTTTGACCTATGGGAAGATATTGGG GCACAGCCTAGGACTGAAATAATCAAAGTCAAGGACTGCCCTATATACGAGCAGCTATGTGAAATCTTCACAGATTCAGTGACTGAAGGGAAATATGCACAATCCAGTCACTATGAAGAGTTAGACAGGTCTGTTGGAATAGACACTGCAGGACTAATTTCATGTCATGATGGTGGAACCCCACGATATGCAAATGCATCATCATTGAGACCTATGCAAGGAAACATGTCATCGGCAGAAAAGGTAACGAAGAATATTGctgagagaaaaaggaaaggtcCATCTGAGACACATTCTTCTTTGGGTGGAAGCAGAAAGGATCAAGAGATGTATGATACTATGGCAGAAACCATGTTAGAAATGGTTGCTACTTTGAAATCGAGGGCAGTTGCAATAACGCCAAGTGATGACAAATTTACTATCACTAATTGCATTCGAGCACTGGATGAAATACAGGACATTGATGACAGGCTCTACTTTGCTGCTCTGGACCTCTTTGAGGACGCCAATTTAAGGGAGATATTCATATCTCTAAAAGGCAACAAGATCCGGCTGA